The Bacillota bacterium genome has a segment encoding these proteins:
- a CDS encoding DegT/DnrJ/EryC1/StrS family aminotransferase — MAVVVPRLSMSAPEIDESDEQAVLDVLRSGRLALGPKAAEFEHAIAEYVGVRHAVSVSSGTAALHLTVKALGIGPGDEVIVPSFTFAASANVLLYEGATPVFADVEPETYNIDPSDVERKISPRTKAVLAVDVFGHPAEWDAILEVAGGYGLRVIDDSCEALGAQYKGRMLGQFGDAAAFAFYPNKQITTGEGGVIVTNSDSIAELARSLRNQGRGEMGAWLEHERLGYNYRMDEMSAALGLSQLRRIEQFLEKRARVAAWYTERLREVSGVRPPVVKPHVRMSWFVYVATLEEDLDREPVMKAMEAEGIPTRGYFSPVHLQPYIRERFGYRSGELPVTESVARRTIALPFHNNLTLDEVELVVDTLRRAIEGVG, encoded by the coding sequence ATGGCGGTAGTTGTGCCACGCCTGTCAATGAGCGCACCGGAAATTGACGAGTCTGATGAGCAGGCTGTTTTGGATGTTCTGCGGTCCGGACGACTTGCCCTGGGACCCAAAGCAGCGGAGTTTGAGCACGCCATTGCGGAATACGTCGGTGTTCGCCATGCCGTATCGGTGAGTTCAGGTACCGCGGCCCTTCACTTGACTGTAAAAGCGCTGGGTATCGGACCTGGGGATGAAGTCATCGTCCCGTCGTTTACCTTCGCAGCGAGTGCGAACGTTTTGCTGTACGAGGGCGCCACACCCGTCTTCGCCGATGTGGAGCCCGAGACCTACAACATCGACCCATCCGACGTAGAGCGAAAGATCAGCCCCCGGACGAAGGCCGTCCTGGCAGTCGACGTTTTCGGGCACCCTGCGGAGTGGGACGCCATTCTTGAGGTTGCCGGCGGCTATGGCTTGCGAGTCATCGACGACTCTTGCGAAGCACTCGGGGCCCAGTATAAGGGACGCATGCTCGGGCAATTCGGTGATGCAGCCGCCTTTGCGTTCTATCCGAACAAGCAGATCACGACCGGCGAAGGGGGAGTCATCGTTACTAACAGCGACAGCATAGCCGAGTTAGCCAGGAGCCTCCGGAATCAGGGCCGGGGTGAAATGGGTGCGTGGCTTGAGCATGAACGGCTCGGCTACAACTACCGCATGGACGAGATGAGCGCCGCACTAGGTCTCTCACAGCTTCGCCGAATCGAGCAGTTTCTTGAGAAGCGAGCACGTGTGGCAGCTTGGTACACCGAGAGGCTACGAGAGGTTTCCGGAGTCCGTCCGCCCGTAGTCAAACCCCACGTGAGAATGAGCTGGTTCGTGTACGTGGCAACCCTGGAGGAGGACCTGGATCGGGAGCCGGTCATGAAGGCCATGGAGGCGGAGGGCATCCCGACCCGAGGCTACTTCTCCCCCGTGCACCTCCAGCCGTACATCCGGGAGCGGTTTGGGTATCGGAGTGGGGAGCTACCGGTAACCGAATCCGTCGCGAGAAGGACCATCGCGTTGCCCTTTCACAACAACCTGACCCTGGATGAGGTGGAGCTTGTGGTGGATACCCTTAGGCGTGCCATTGAGGGAGTTGGATGA